The Opitutales bacterium ASA1 genome window below encodes:
- a CDS encoding efflux RND transporter periplasmic adaptor subunit — MKPAVFSLRLLLPIVVVAFASGCGRSTETASSVAVVDRTQRVRVEPVSWSDEAIPVSREGILTRRTESVLSFKIGGLVRDVRVRAGDAVRAGEVLATLDPAEIDAEVARAEAGVEKARRDLARAERLARQDVATIEQVEDARTALEIADSLLDSAAFNRRLAVVVAPADGSVLRRATEPDQLIGAGQPVLVFAAAAEPWIARVGISEHELAGLRAGSSAEVEIPNGVRVSGKLTHVSGSPEPTTRLYTVEVELDGASVADAPLRSGAIVRVRLSPDPVPARARVPVEALVAGDGDRALVYVFDAATETVRAMPVRIARLHADWAYLGEPLTPDTVVVANGAELLRDGQRVVVVP; from the coding sequence ATGAAACCCGCCGTCTTCTCGCTTCGGCTGTTGCTTCCGATCGTCGTCGTCGCGTTCGCCTCCGGGTGCGGTCGATCGACCGAAACCGCGTCCTCGGTCGCCGTCGTCGACCGAACTCAGCGCGTGCGTGTCGAACCCGTGTCCTGGAGCGACGAAGCGATTCCCGTATCCAGGGAAGGGATACTGACGCGCCGCACCGAGTCCGTGCTTTCCTTCAAGATCGGAGGTCTCGTGCGAGACGTGCGGGTGAGGGCCGGGGACGCGGTGCGTGCGGGCGAGGTGCTCGCCACGCTCGATCCAGCCGAGATCGATGCCGAGGTCGCTCGGGCGGAGGCCGGCGTGGAGAAAGCGCGCCGCGACCTCGCGCGGGCCGAGCGGCTCGCACGGCAGGACGTGGCCACGATCGAGCAGGTCGAAGACGCCCGTACCGCGCTCGAGATCGCGGACTCCCTGCTCGACAGCGCCGCGTTCAACCGGCGGCTGGCGGTCGTCGTCGCTCCGGCCGACGGCTCGGTGCTTCGCCGCGCGACCGAGCCCGATCAGCTCATCGGTGCTGGCCAGCCCGTTCTCGTCTTCGCCGCCGCGGCGGAACCGTGGATTGCGCGCGTCGGGATCAGCGAGCACGAGCTCGCCGGGCTGCGCGCGGGCTCGTCCGCGGAGGTGGAAATTCCGAACGGCGTCCGTGTATCCGGAAAGCTGACACACGTATCCGGCTCTCCCGAGCCGACCACGAGGCTCTACACGGTCGAAGTCGAGCTCGACGGTGCCTCGGTCGCCGACGCTCCCTTGCGTTCGGGCGCGATCGTGCGCGTGCGACTCAGCCCGGATCCGGTGCCCGCTCGCGCACGTGTGCCGGTGGAAGCGCTCGTCGCGGGTGACGGGGATCGCGCGCTGGTCTACGTCTTCGATGCGGCGACCGAGACGGTCCGCGCGATGCCGGTGCGGATTGCGCGCCTGCACGCGGACTGGGCTTACCTCGGCGAACCGCTGACACCCGACACCGTCGTGGTGGCGAACGGCGCCGAACTCCTGCGCGACGGCCAACGTGTCGTCGTGGTTCCTTGA
- a CDS encoding YciI family protein → MNTTSDSHSQSFLFLFRNAGEESHAGLSEADRARLAARWNTWVASLLSSGHLREGHPLALGGRVVSEPRGARVTDGPYAEAKEVVGGFLVVSAPHLDAAVEIARGCPGLDHGLTVEVRELLARSPMLDDVQAVSRVRDEDATRP, encoded by the coding sequence ATGAACACCACATCCGATTCGCACTCCCAGAGTTTTCTCTTCCTGTTTCGCAACGCCGGCGAGGAGAGCCACGCCGGGCTTTCCGAGGCCGATCGCGCGCGGCTCGCCGCCCGTTGGAACACGTGGGTCGCCTCGCTTCTCTCCTCGGGACACCTGCGCGAAGGTCACCCGCTCGCCTTGGGCGGTCGCGTCGTCTCGGAGCCCCGCGGCGCGCGTGTCACCGACGGACCCTACGCCGAGGCCAAGGAAGTGGTCGGTGGATTTCTCGTGGTATCGGCACCACATCTGGATGCGGCGGTGGAGATCGCCCGAGGTTGCCCGGGACTGGACCACGGACTCACGGTCGAAGTGCGCGAGCTCCTCGCGCGAAGTCCCATGCTCGACGACGTCCAAGCCGTCTCCAGAGTTCGCGACGAAGACGCGACGCGTCCATGA
- a CDS encoding DUF1579 domain-containing protein, which produces MSTSEKDSHSATASEATPGMFAKPQKEHEWLQQLVGDWTFESQCSGEPGKPAETFRGSETVKALGDLWIIGEGRGEMPGGDTGHMRITLGFDPARDRFVGTWIGSMMTHLWIYEGRLDAEARILTLDAEGPSFTGDGTLAKYQDVIEIVDRDHRTLTSRTLGADGTWTQFMTARYVRKS; this is translated from the coding sequence ATGAGCACCTCCGAAAAAGACTCTCACTCCGCCACCGCTTCCGAAGCGACTCCCGGTATGTTCGCCAAGCCCCAAAAGGAGCACGAGTGGCTGCAGCAACTCGTCGGCGATTGGACGTTCGAATCCCAATGCAGCGGCGAACCGGGCAAACCCGCCGAGACGTTTCGCGGCAGCGAAACCGTGAAGGCGCTCGGAGATCTCTGGATCATCGGCGAGGGACGCGGCGAAATGCCCGGCGGCGACACCGGGCACATGCGCATCACGTTGGGTTTCGATCCGGCGCGCGACCGCTTCGTCGGCACGTGGATCGGCTCGATGATGACGCACCTCTGGATCTACGAGGGCAGGCTCGATGCCGAGGCACGTATCCTGACTTTGGATGCGGAAGGCCCGAGCTTCACCGGCGACGGCACGCTCGCGAAGTACCAGGATGTGATTGAAATCGTGGACCGCGACCACCGCACCCTCACCTCCCGCACGCTCGGGGCCGACGGCACGTGGACGCAGTTCATGACCGCCCGTTACGTGCGCAAGAGCTGA
- a CDS encoding helix-turn-helix domain-containing protein — MRPFKHPPMSSVSLVQVLHALSDPVRLDIVRRLMREGETSCAALDSGRPKSSMSHHFRVLRESGLVKTRNEGTTHLNSVRFEELGRRFPGVLEAILAARESGR, encoded by the coding sequence ATGCGTCCGTTCAAGCACCCCCCGATGTCTTCGGTCTCGCTCGTGCAGGTGCTGCACGCGTTGAGCGACCCGGTGCGGCTGGACATCGTGCGCCGCCTGATGCGCGAAGGGGAGACGAGCTGCGCCGCGCTCGACAGCGGTCGTCCCAAGTCGAGCATGTCGCATCACTTCCGGGTGCTGCGCGAGTCGGGTCTGGTCAAGACGCGCAACGAAGGGACGACGCACCTCAACTCCGTGCGTTTCGAGGAGCTGGGGAGACGTTTCCCCGGTGTGCTGGAGGCTATTCTCGCGGCTCGCGAATCCGGACGGTGA
- a CDS encoding NADH:flavin oxidoreductase/NADH oxidase, translating to MFDFFRTNERVSTGALHGSLFTTFAFSMSTTAPSPARLFSPLTLGSVTLRNRIVASPMCQYSATDGLADDWHLAHYTTLARGGAGLVFVEATAVSPEGRITPACLGLWNDAQATALAPIVAGIKAAGAVSGIQIGHAGRKASANIPWEGDDHIPESDPRSWTPLAPSPVPYGGSLPRVPREMTLDEIARVRADFVAAAERARDLGFQVLMLHFAHGYLAQSFWSPRSNTRTDRYGGSAENRGRFLLETLEAVRRVWPADRVLCARFGMVEFDGDDERTLAESIALVRRFKDAGLDFIDVSMGFSTPTAQIPWGPALLAPIAQRVKRETGLPTATTWNIHRASLAEDILRQESADLVMLGRPLLANPHWPYAAARELGLDRPSWVLPAPYAHWLARYQTD from the coding sequence TTGTTCGATTTCTTTCGAACTAACGAACGAGTTTCGACCGGCGCCCTGCACGGATCGCTCTTCACCACGTTCGCCTTCTCCATGTCCACGACAGCACCCTCTCCGGCTCGCCTCTTCTCTCCGCTCACGCTCGGCAGCGTGACTTTGCGCAACCGCATCGTCGCCTCGCCCATGTGCCAATACAGCGCCACCGACGGCCTTGCCGACGATTGGCACCTTGCGCACTACACGACGCTCGCGCGGGGCGGGGCGGGACTCGTCTTCGTGGAGGCCACCGCCGTCAGTCCCGAGGGGCGCATCACCCCGGCTTGCCTCGGGCTCTGGAACGACGCACAGGCCACCGCCCTCGCGCCGATCGTCGCCGGGATCAAGGCCGCGGGTGCCGTCTCCGGCATCCAGATCGGCCACGCCGGCCGCAAGGCCTCCGCCAACATCCCCTGGGAAGGCGACGACCACATCCCGGAGAGCGACCCGCGCTCTTGGACGCCCCTCGCGCCCAGCCCCGTGCCGTACGGCGGCAGCCTGCCCCGCGTCCCGCGCGAGATGACCCTCGACGAAATCGCACGCGTCCGCGCCGATTTCGTCGCCGCCGCCGAGCGCGCCCGCGATCTCGGCTTCCAGGTGCTCATGCTGCATTTCGCCCACGGCTACCTCGCGCAGAGCTTCTGGTCGCCGCGGTCCAACACGCGCACCGACCGATACGGAGGATCGGCCGAGAACCGTGGCCGTTTCCTCCTCGAAACGCTCGAGGCCGTCCGCCGCGTCTGGCCCGCAGACCGTGTGCTCTGCGCGCGGTTCGGCATGGTCGAGTTCGACGGCGACGACGAGCGCACCCTCGCCGAATCGATCGCCCTCGTCCGCCGCTTCAAAGACGCCGGGCTCGACTTCATCGACGTCAGCATGGGCTTCTCGACGCCGACCGCGCAGATCCCGTGGGGCCCCGCCCTGCTCGCCCCCATCGCGCAACGCGTGAAGCGGGAAACCGGTCTGCCCACGGCCACGACTTGGAACATTCACCGCGCCTCCCTCGCCGAGGACATCCTCCGACAAGAATCCGCCGACCTCGTCATGCTCGGCCGCCCGCTTCTCGCCAACCCGCATTGGCCCTACGCCGCCGCCCGCGAACTCGGCCTCGACCGCCCCTCGTGGGTTCTCCCGGCGCCCTACGCGCACTGGCTCGCGCGTTACCAGACAGACTGA
- a CDS encoding Gfo/Idh/MocA family oxidoreductase yields MPESPRTAPPPQLSRRGFCRLAAGSALAATFPLILPRRMHGASAPSNRIRVAQIGCGRIARGHDMPGVLESGLADIVAVCDVDSRRAAAARDAVLAFYRKHSLPTPDVAVYRNYEEMVVRDDVDAVVISTPDHQHARNALLAIRAGKDVYLQKPFTMTQAEGVMLCDAVQRHRRILQVGSQQRSWGPSEQFRKACEFVRSGRIGRLQHVEIGLPTDPTKPDDPEQPVPAHLDYDAWLGPTPHVYYTEQRVHSQKLLPDGTPDVGSRPGWLRNDSYCLGMITGWGAHHFDTAHWGMDMESSGPLRVEGRGEFPTNEIWNVHGAYHVELAYPGDVRMTVSNELPNGIKFIGDEGWIFCTRESEAAQTASDPTGVRTALKPLDASDPHLLDPAGVSVQFLPSTSHHRNWLDCVKSRQTPLAPASVAHSANNACIVSWIAMKLGRPLRWDSAAERFIDDPEANALLSRPERAPYGVGAGPRV; encoded by the coding sequence ATGCCCGAATCGCCCCGCACCGCCCCACCCCCGCAACTCTCCCGCCGCGGCTTCTGCCGTCTCGCCGCCGGTAGTGCGCTCGCCGCGACGTTTCCGTTGATTCTACCCCGCCGCATGCACGGCGCATCCGCGCCGAGCAACCGCATCCGCGTCGCCCAGATCGGTTGCGGCCGCATCGCCCGCGGGCACGACATGCCGGGCGTGCTCGAGTCCGGCCTCGCGGACATCGTCGCCGTGTGCGATGTCGACTCCCGCCGCGCCGCCGCCGCGCGGGATGCCGTCCTCGCGTTCTATCGAAAACACTCCCTCCCGACGCCCGATGTCGCGGTCTACCGCAACTACGAGGAGATGGTCGTGCGCGACGACGTCGACGCGGTCGTGATCAGCACGCCCGATCACCAACACGCGCGCAACGCCCTGCTCGCCATCCGCGCCGGCAAGGACGTCTACCTCCAAAAGCCGTTCACCATGACGCAGGCCGAAGGCGTGATGCTGTGCGACGCCGTGCAACGCCACCGGCGCATCCTCCAAGTCGGCAGCCAGCAGCGCTCGTGGGGACCCTCCGAACAATTCCGCAAGGCCTGCGAGTTCGTCCGCAGCGGGCGCATCGGTCGTCTGCAGCACGTCGAGATCGGCTTGCCCACCGACCCGACCAAACCCGACGACCCCGAGCAGCCCGTGCCCGCGCACCTCGACTACGACGCCTGGCTCGGGCCGACGCCGCACGTCTACTACACCGAACAGCGGGTGCACTCGCAGAAGTTGCTCCCGGACGGCACGCCCGACGTCGGTTCGCGCCCGGGCTGGCTGCGCAACGACTCCTACTGCCTCGGCATGATCACCGGCTGGGGCGCGCATCATTTCGACACCGCCCACTGGGGCATGGACATGGAGAGCAGCGGACCGCTGCGCGTGGAAGGTCGGGGCGAGTTTCCCACGAACGAGATCTGGAACGTGCACGGCGCCTACCACGTCGAACTCGCCTACCCCGGCGACGTCCGCATGACCGTGTCCAACGAGCTGCCCAACGGCATCAAATTCATCGGCGACGAGGGTTGGATCTTCTGCACCCGCGAATCCGAAGCCGCGCAGACCGCGAGCGACCCGACCGGAGTGAGAACCGCCCTGAAGCCGCTCGACGCCAGCGATCCGCACCTGCTCGATCCGGCCGGCGTCTCCGTGCAGTTTCTCCCGAGCACCTCGCACCACCGCAACTGGCTCGATTGCGTGAAGTCGCGCCAGACGCCCCTCGCCCCCGCCTCCGTGGCGCACTCCGCGAACAACGCCTGCATCGTGAGTTGGATCGCGATGAAGCTCGGTCGCCCGCTCCGTTGGGATTCGGCTGCGGAACGCTTCATCGACGACCCCGAGGCCAACGCCCTGCTCTCGCGACCGGAGCGCGCCCCGTACGGCGTCGGTGCGGGCCCCCGCGTTTGA
- a CDS encoding Gfo/Idh/MocA family oxidoreductase, which translates to MNRRRFLTHTAGALAGGSLLSASLRGQTTAAPAPAPSRADGATYAPVGKPKPVVKAGEFVIAAAHLDHGHIYGQCNGLTEAGAELKWVFEPDAKKLEAFQKRFPQVRVARALDEILDDPAVHLVTAAAVTSERGPLGCRVMEAGKDYFTDKAPFTTIPQLEQARIVAARTGRKYMVYYSERLHVESAMFATDLVQQGAIGRVLQVIGLGPHRLNAPNRPAWFFEREKYGGILCDIGSHQFEQFLTFSGATDATIASSAIANFAHPQYPELEDFGEASLVGDNGASNYVRVDWFTPAGQSVWGDGRTMILGTKGTIELRKYIDVAREKSGNHVYLVDEKGEHHLHVDGQVGFRFFGELILDCLNRTEKAMTQTHAFKAAELSLRAQAAARRLTA; encoded by the coding sequence ATGAATCGCCGTCGCTTCCTCACCCACACCGCCGGTGCCCTCGCCGGCGGTTCGCTCCTCTCCGCCTCGCTGCGTGGGCAAACCACCGCTGCGCCTGCGCCTGCACCGAGTCGCGCCGACGGCGCCACCTACGCTCCCGTCGGCAAGCCGAAGCCGGTGGTGAAGGCGGGCGAGTTCGTCATCGCCGCCGCGCATCTCGACCACGGCCACATCTATGGGCAGTGCAACGGACTGACCGAAGCCGGCGCGGAGTTGAAATGGGTCTTCGAGCCCGACGCGAAGAAACTCGAGGCCTTCCAGAAGCGTTTCCCGCAGGTCCGCGTCGCGCGCGCACTCGACGAGATCCTCGACGATCCAGCCGTCCACCTCGTCACCGCCGCCGCCGTCACCTCCGAACGCGGGCCGCTCGGCTGCCGCGTGATGGAAGCCGGCAAGGACTACTTCACCGACAAGGCGCCGTTCACCACGATCCCGCAGCTTGAGCAGGCCCGCATCGTCGCCGCCCGCACCGGCCGCAAGTACATGGTCTACTACAGCGAACGGCTCCACGTGGAGTCCGCCATGTTCGCCACCGACCTCGTGCAACAAGGCGCGATCGGCCGTGTGCTCCAAGTCATCGGGCTCGGGCCGCACCGGCTCAACGCTCCGAACCGCCCCGCGTGGTTCTTCGAACGCGAGAAGTACGGCGGCATTCTTTGCGACATCGGCAGCCATCAGTTCGAGCAGTTCCTCACCTTCAGCGGCGCGACCGACGCCACCATCGCCAGCTCCGCGATCGCCAACTTCGCGCACCCGCAGTACCCGGAGCTGGAGGACTTCGGCGAGGCCTCCCTCGTCGGCGACAACGGCGCCTCCAACTACGTCCGCGTCGACTGGTTCACTCCCGCCGGCCAGAGCGTCTGGGGCGACGGCCGCACCATGATCCTCGGCACGAAGGGCACGATCGAACTGCGCAAGTACATCGACGTGGCGCGCGAGAAGAGCGGCAACCACGTCTACCTCGTCGACGAAAAGGGCGAACACCACCTCCACGTCGACGGCCAGGTCGGTTTCCGTTTCTTCGGCGAACTCATCCTCGACTGTCTGAACCGCACCGAAAAGGCCATGACCCAGACCCACGCCTTCAAGGCCGCCGAACTCTCCCTCCGCGCCCAAGCCGCCGCCCGGCGGCTGACGGCCTGA
- a CDS encoding 2-hydroxyacid dehydrogenase → MGTTIDFFDTKSYDRDSFARVLAAVGLTARFHEFRLTSETATIVHDAPAVCVFVNDRLDRACFETLRAAGVRHVALRCAGFNNVDLEAARTLGIAVTRVPAYSPHAVAEHTVALLLALNRRIHRAYNRVRDHNFSLHGLVGLDLYGRTVGVIGTGKIGRLVAQILLGFGMRVIAHDPYPATEWARACGVAYLPLDEVLAASDVLTLHLPLNPQSHHLLDERALALVKPGATIVNTSRGKLVDTTALIAALKARRLGGVALDVYEEEEGVFFEDLSGEPLADDELSRLLTFPNVIVTAHQAFLSGDALAEIARVTTENLARGRRGESFLEGTVL, encoded by the coding sequence GTGGGCACGACCATCGATTTCTTCGACACCAAGTCTTACGACCGCGACTCGTTCGCGCGTGTGCTCGCCGCGGTCGGACTCACGGCGCGCTTTCACGAGTTTCGGCTCACCTCGGAGACGGCGACGATCGTCCACGATGCGCCCGCGGTGTGCGTCTTCGTCAACGACCGGCTCGACCGCGCCTGCTTCGAGACGTTGCGCGCGGCCGGGGTTCGCCACGTGGCGTTGCGTTGCGCGGGTTTCAACAACGTCGATCTAGAGGCGGCACGCACCCTCGGGATCGCCGTCACGCGCGTGCCCGCCTACTCGCCGCATGCCGTGGCCGAGCACACCGTCGCTCTCCTGCTCGCGCTCAACCGCCGCATCCATCGCGCTTACAATCGCGTGCGCGATCACAACTTCTCCCTGCACGGTTTGGTTGGTCTCGATCTGTACGGGCGCACGGTCGGAGTCATCGGCACGGGCAAGATCGGACGCCTCGTCGCGCAGATCCTCCTCGGCTTCGGCATGCGCGTGATCGCGCACGATCCGTATCCTGCCACCGAGTGGGCGCGCGCGTGCGGCGTGGCCTATCTCCCGCTCGACGAGGTCCTCGCCGCGAGCGACGTCCTCACGCTCCATCTACCGCTCAATCCGCAATCGCACCACCTGCTCGACGAACGCGCCCTCGCATTGGTCAAGCCCGGCGCCACGATCGTGAACACGAGTCGCGGCAAACTCGTCGACACCACCGCGTTGATCGCCGCGCTGAAGGCGCGGCGTCTCGGCGGCGTGGCTCTCGACGTTTACGAAGAGGAGGAGGGCGTTTTCTTCGAGGACCTCTCCGGCGAACCGCTCGCCGACGACGAACTGTCGAGGCTGCTCACGTTTCCCAACGTGATCGTCACCGCCCACCAGGCTTTCCTCTCCGGCGACGCGCTCGCCGAGATCGCGCGCGTCACGACGGAGAACTTGGCCCGAGGGAGGAGAGGCGAGTCGTTCCTCGAAGGCACGGTGTTGTAG
- a CDS encoding transglutaminase family protein — protein MRFGPGRLLSHGGVDAFAVARVPRFPETSGRAVMDFHAFLQPTDVIDSTEPSIVAAAAAIAGDARDDEAVARRCFEWVRDEVRHSVDAGLAVVTCTASDVLKHRVGFCYAKSHLLAALLRARGIPAALCYQRLAHDDASAGFFLHGLVAIHLAHHGWYRVDPRGDKPGIHSGFTPPIEVLPYKPRLSGEQDIPECFPDALACVVSTLRSFPTAAEVRANLPDYDGAAES, from the coding sequence ATGCGCTTCGGCCCGGGCCGTTTGCTTTCGCACGGTGGCGTAGACGCGTTCGCGGTTGCGCGCGTCCCTCGGTTTCCGGAAACATCCGGCCGCGCCGTCATGGACTTTCACGCGTTTCTGCAACCGACCGACGTCATCGACAGCACGGAGCCGTCGATCGTGGCCGCAGCCGCGGCGATCGCCGGAGATGCCCGGGACGACGAAGCGGTCGCGCGCCGCTGCTTCGAGTGGGTCCGCGACGAAGTCCGGCACAGCGTGGATGCCGGACTGGCGGTCGTCACCTGCACGGCTTCCGACGTGTTGAAGCATCGCGTGGGTTTTTGCTACGCGAAGAGCCATCTGCTCGCGGCCCTGCTTCGCGCGCGCGGAATCCCGGCGGCGCTCTGTTACCAACGACTCGCGCACGACGACGCGTCGGCCGGCTTTTTTCTGCACGGCTTGGTCGCGATCCACCTCGCGCACCACGGCTGGTATCGGGTCGATCCGCGCGGCGACAAGCCGGGCATCCATTCCGGTTTCACGCCGCCGATCGAAGTGTTGCCCTACAAGCCGAGGCTTTCGGGAGAGCAGGACATCCCCGAGTGTTTCCCGGACGCCCTCGCCTGCGTCGTCTCCACGCTCCGCTCGTTTCCCACTGCCGCCGAAGTCCGCGCAAACCTTCCGGACTACGACGGTGCGGCGGAATCCTAG
- a CDS encoding gamma-glutamylcyclotransferase, which translates to MGSVENEDNAQRSTANPDGPHRAVPAEHDGTELFVYGTLRHDQPEHARFCRGVVGWSRASLRGSLRRLPSGYLVLVVDPGAVLLHATGDALVDETRRRALADSVRTLDSTGTSGWIEGEVLRFRDAAEAWPPLDRWEDFRPGVPGAYQRCVVPVRVNADVTSADQETRARMIAAWAYVASGAPAGSVAV; encoded by the coding sequence TTGGGCTCCGTGGAAAACGAAGACAACGCCCAACGCTCCACCGCGAATCCTGACGGTCCGCACCGTGCGGTACCCGCGGAGCACGACGGCACGGAACTCTTCGTCTACGGCACCTTGCGCCACGACCAACCCGAGCACGCGCGCTTCTGTCGGGGAGTCGTCGGTTGGAGCCGCGCCAGTCTGCGCGGGTCGTTGCGACGGCTGCCCTCCGGTTATCTCGTGCTCGTGGTCGATCCGGGTGCCGTGCTTCTGCACGCCACCGGCGATGCCCTCGTGGACGAAACTCGCAGACGTGCCCTTGCGGACAGCGTCCGGACGCTGGATTCCACCGGCACCAGTGGGTGGATCGAAGGCGAAGTGCTGCGGTTTCGCGATGCCGCCGAAGCGTGGCCGCCGCTCGACCGCTGGGAAGACTTCCGGCCGGGCGTGCCCGGTGCCTACCAGCGGTGCGTGGTTCCGGTGCGGGTGAACGCAGACGTGACCTCGGCCGACCAAGAAACGCGCGCGCGGATGATCGCGGCGTGGGCCTACGTCGCCTCGGGAGCGCCCGCCGGATCCGTGGCCGTGTGA
- a CDS encoding competence/damage-inducible protein A, with translation MPVAKRVELVTTGEELLLGLTANSHLSYIGRQLAKRGLALARNVVVNDDADAIAEQFRECWARADLVITTGGLGPTCDDRTREVLAEILGQQLVFDGEIEAAIRQRFAAFGRKMTANNLKQAYRPERSEALPNANGTAPGIWVEQDGRILVMLPGPPNELVPMFEEQVVPRLIARGFFPDEEAYLQIRTAGVGESALETLLRPVFADAPGLGVAFCAHQGAVDVRLSSPDGRYSRAQLQIFANRCRERLGYDFVCFGDDSLVKIVSDQLRNHDLDIAVAESCTGGLLSNAFTDLCGASKIFNGGIVCYSNDCKVQLLDVPECLLKQHGAVSAEAAAAMASGVAEILEASFGLAVTGFAGPCGGTKENPVGTIYLGLHTPHGVWSRKVSYPGSRVAVKQRAVNAALDWLRRELIRAGIASHAGKSEPTEDPARVEARRLMEFGNG, from the coding sequence ATGCCCGTCGCCAAACGCGTAGAACTCGTCACCACCGGTGAGGAGCTGCTTCTCGGTCTCACCGCGAACAGCCACCTTTCCTACATAGGTCGCCAACTGGCGAAACGTGGGCTCGCGCTCGCACGCAACGTCGTCGTCAACGACGACGCCGACGCCATCGCGGAACAGTTCCGGGAATGCTGGGCCCGCGCCGACCTCGTGATCACCACCGGTGGCCTCGGCCCCACGTGCGACGACCGCACGCGCGAAGTCCTCGCGGAGATCCTCGGCCAACAGCTCGTCTTCGACGGCGAGATCGAGGCCGCGATCCGCCAGCGTTTCGCCGCCTTCGGCCGGAAGATGACGGCCAACAACCTCAAGCAGGCCTACCGCCCCGAACGCTCGGAGGCGTTGCCGAACGCCAACGGCACCGCGCCCGGCATCTGGGTCGAGCAGGACGGCCGCATCCTCGTCATGCTTCCCGGGCCGCCCAACGAGCTGGTCCCGATGTTCGAGGAACAAGTCGTGCCGCGCCTCATCGCACGCGGCTTCTTTCCGGACGAGGAGGCCTACCTCCAGATCCGCACCGCAGGCGTCGGCGAGTCGGCACTCGAGACCTTGCTGCGCCCCGTCTTCGCGGATGCACCGGGTTTGGGCGTGGCGTTTTGCGCCCACCAAGGTGCGGTCGACGTACGCCTCAGTTCGCCGGACGGCCGTTACTCGCGCGCTCAACTTCAGATCTTCGCCAACCGCTGTCGCGAGCGCCTCGGTTACGACTTCGTCTGCTTCGGCGACGATTCGCTCGTGAAGATCGTTTCCGATCAACTCCGCAACCACGACCTCGACATCGCCGTGGCCGAGTCCTGCACCGGAGGTCTGCTCTCCAACGCGTTCACCGATCTCTGCGGCGCATCCAAGATCTTCAACGGCGGCATCGTCTGCTACAGCAACGACTGCAAGGTCCAGCTCCTCGACGTGCCCGAGTGCCTGCTCAAGCAACACGGTGCGGTGAGCGCCGAGGCGGCCGCCGCGATGGCCTCCGGCGTGGCGGAGATACTGGAGGCGAGTTTCGGACTCGCGGTCACGGGCTTCGCCGGACCCTGCGGCGGGACGAAGGAAAACCCCGTCGGCACGATCTACTTGGGTCTGCACACGCCGCACGGCGTGTGGTCGCGCAAGGTCAGTTACCCGGGTTCCCGCGTCGCCGTGAAGCAGCGCGCCGTCAACGCCGCGCTCGACTGGTTGCGCCGCGAACTCATTCGCGCCGGCATCGCCAGCCACGCCGGCAAGAGCGAACCGACCGAAGATCCCGCCCGGGTCGAAGCGCGGCGCCTGATGGAGTTCGGCAACGGCTGA